The DNA segment ATCGGTCATGATCTTGTGGGCGTTCTTCTCCAGCGAGGTGAAGGACATGAAGTTCTGAGGCTCGGTCAGGACCACGTTCTTCGCCTCCTCCAGTCCCCTCAGCATGCCCCAACCGGTCAGGTTCTTGCGGGTACGGGGATGCAGTGGCAAGACGAACGTTTCCCCGGAATCCAGCATGGCGCCGATTATCTCCTCCATGTTCTTCCGGTCGTCCGCGTTCTCCTGACGGTGGATGGTGCACAGGACGTACTTACCTTTCTTCACTCCCATCTTGTCCAGGACGTCGTCCTTGAGGCGGTCATCTATGTCCAGGAGCACCTCGGTCATGGTGTCGCCTACCACGTGCACGCCCTTGGTCACTCCCTCTCGAGCAAGATGATCGACGGAAACCTGGCTGGGGCAGAAGAGCAACGTCGATATGTGATCGGTGAGCACGCGGTTGATCTCCTCGGGCATACCACGCCGGAAGGAACGCAGGCCGGCCTCGATGTGACCTATGGGAATGTTGAGCTTGATGGCCGCCAAGGCCCCGGCCAAGGTGGAGTTGGTGTCGCCATACACCAACACGATGTCCGGCCTATCCTTCAATAAGATCTCCTCGATGGCCACCAGCATCTTGCCCGTTTGCGCGCCATGACTACCGGAGCCCACGCCCAGATAGTAGTCCGGAGCCGGAATATCCAGCTCCTCGAAGAACACCTGGGACATCTGGTAGTCGTAGTGCTGACCTGTGTGCATGATCTTGTGGTCGTGCTTCTTCGACACGGCCTTATGCACCGGAGAGACCTTGATGAACTGAGGCCGGGCACCGACGATGGACAGGACTTTCATTTCACCCGGAAATGCAGTTCCACATTAATCATTGGTTGCCTTGGTCCATGGAACCAAAGACCCTTTCGTAGCACTCCAGATAACGAGGGGCCACCTTCTCCCAGGAGAACTCCTGGCCCGCATCGTAGCACTCCAGTATCATCCTCTTCATCCTTTCCCGGTCGCCGATCAACTTCAGAATACCGTCCCGGACCTGCTTAAAGGTGGAATCCTTGCCGAAAGCCAGCGAGCATTTTTCGATAATCTCACGGTCGTCAAGGGTCGCTCTGATCACTGGAATGGTGCCAGAGAGCAGGTATTCGTAGATCTTGTTGGGGGAGACCGGTCTTTCTTCGGACCACATATGGCTGTCCGGCCTAAGCAAGAAAAAGCCCAGGTGAGAACGTTGAGTGCGCTCTATGACCTCTTTATAGGGGATCTCGCCGAGGTAGCTCATGCGCTCCCCGAACGATGCGACCATCGCATCGATGATCGAACGGACCTCTTCATCGTACACCCTGCCGGCCACCACGAACCGCAGGTTCGGGTTCGTTTGCATGATCGAGCGCATGACCTCGAACATCAGGCGAACGTCCCGGTCGAAGTTCAGGTTGAGCACCCCGAAGTAGACCACGCAAATGTCGCCACCGTCATCCATACCTCTGACCTTTTTTTCCACCACCTCGCGGTTGAATTGTCCGGACCAGGGATAGTTCGGGATAACGGACACCTTTTTTCCGCTCAGGGACTTGGGGAAGTGGCCATGGTCCCTGCTGACGAAGACCACTTCTGAGACGGACCTACCGTAGAACCGTTCGAAAAGACCAGGGGCGGAGAATCCCAGGCGGTTCTTCCACGATTCGTAATATTCGTGACGGTCATAGACGATGCGGGAATCTGGGAACCTCTTGGCCAATTTGACCGCCAGACCCAACAGGTAGGGGTCGTGCACGTGAAAGATCACCTGATCGTTCTTGGCGAGGAATTTGGCCTTCAACAAGGATCCCAGACCTGAAACGTACCTTCCGATCAGGATGTTCAAGGTGAAAAGCGAGCCGTTCAAGTAAGAGTTCTTCGTCGGTATAAGGTCGATCACCACGGCATCATCCGTATTACTGGGCGTAGGCCGGCCAGGGAAGAAATTGAAGTTCAGGCGGAAGACCTCGTACTTCCCATCAAGACTGGAGATGTGCTTGGATATCCGATTGTCATCGAATTGGTGTGAATCCAGGACCACGACCTTTCTGCTCACGGGGAGGTAGATTCAGATGTGATGCTTATTGCTTTTCGGTGAGGGGATTGATGTTTGATGACCAAATGCGTTAAGGTCATTCATCGGGGAAGATATATTGAAAATTATTAAGAACACTATATGGGCGATTTTAATGAAAATACTAGCAATATCCGAGATGTCGACTTCCGAATGCTAGCACCTGTAAAATTCTAGACCCAGGATGGCGTTCGATCAAGAAAAGCGATATATAGTGGCTAAGCCCGCAAGGAACTTTTGACAACAAGATATCCCGATATTAAGAGGGCTTTCTGCATCAACGATCATTCCTGGAGTGAGTCGACCAATTAATAACTAAACACTAATAAACTTTGAAAATGGTAAAAACGATCTCACGCAGCAAATATCACTATAACCAAATATTAATATTAGTTAGCGCTGTTTGAAAGAAAAATTGAAATGGTCACAAATAATTGAACATATTACACGATCGGGATTGATTCTAAATGTCACAAAAAATTGCTCTAATAACAGGGGTCACGGGTCAAGACGGTTCGTATCTGGTGGAATTGCTTCTTTCAAAAGGTTACCAGGTCCACGGCATCATCAGGAGGGCAAGCACTTTTAACACCGGTCGTTTGGACCATATATACACCGACCCCCACGAACCCGATAAGAACCTGTTCCTGCATTATGGGGACCTATCGGATTCAGAACAGATAAACAACCTTATTTTTAACATCCATCCGGACGAGGTCTACAATCTCGCCGCCCAAAGCCACGTTCGGGTATCCTTCGATATGCCGGAATATACCAGCGAGATCACCGGGTTGGGCGTCACACGCTTACTTGAGGCGATACGTCGCTCACATCATCCCCTCCGCTTTTATCAGGCTTCCAGTAGCGAGATGTTCGGCTCAGCGGTTCCACCCCAGAACGAAAATACCGGTTTCCAACCCCGCAGCCCATACGCCTGTGCCAAGCTTTACGCTTACCACATGGTAAAGAACTATCGTGATGGATACAATATTTTCACATCGAACGGCATTCTATTCAATCACGAATCTCCCAGAAGAGGAGAGACCTTCGTGACAAGAAAGGTCACAAGGGCAGTGGCCGCGATACTCGCTGGAAAGCAGAAGAAGCTATACATGGGCAATCTCAAAGCTCGGAGGGACTGGGGTTTCGCTCCCGAGTATGTGGAGGCCATGTGGCGCATACTGCAACACGATCGACCATTAGATATAGTGGTTGGTTCCGGTGGTACCAACAGCGTTCAGGAATTCGTAGATGCCGCGTTCGATTATGTCGGGTTGAAGGCCCAGGACTACTTGGAGATCGATCAACGATATTTCAGACCGAATGAAGTGGAAGATCTTATCGCCGACGCATCGAAAGCCAAGAAAGAGCTCGGATGGTCCGCACAAATAGGTTTCTCAGACCTCGTCAAGATAATGGTGGATGCTGACCTGAGAGCTAGTGGACAAGAACCAATAGGTGAAGGGGATGTAATAATACGTCGCAAGTTCCCGAACAAATGGTGGAAAGGGGACTGAAACCATATGCAAAAAAGATGGGTTGGAGTAGGCGACTTCAAGATCACCGATATAGAGAGAAAGGCCATAAATGATGTTCTAGACTCGGGAAAGATCACTGAAGGGAAGAAGACCCATCAGTTCGAACGTAAATGGGCGGATTTCGTGGGCACATCGAAATGCGTGGCCGTCAATTCTGGCACCAGCGCGCTCATCGTAGGGATGATGGCTCTGACCGAGTTACGGAAATGGCCGAAACGAAAAACGGCGATCACCACTCCTTTGACCTATGTTGCCACCTCGAACTCCCTTGTTCTCACTGGTTTTAATCCAATATATGTGGACGTGGACGAAAAGACCTTTGGCATCACCCCGGATGGTATTAAGGAAGCGATCGAGGGGGTAAAGGTAGATATGCCAGAGCTCATCCTTCCTGTACATTTGATGGGATATCCATGTGATATGGGGGGAATATCCCGCATATGCCACGACAATGGCATAGCACTTATGGAGGACTCGTCCCAGGCGCACGGTACTGTAGTGGAAGGGAAGAGGACCGGAAGTATGTCGGACCTATCCACGTTCTCATTCTACATCGCACACAATATTCAGGCTGGGGAGCTGGGTGCCGTCTGCACCGACGATCCTGGGATCGAGAAACTGATGCGAAGTCTAAAGGCCAACGGTCGACGGTGCGATTGCGTCTCATGCACTCGTCGAGATAAGGGATGCGTCAGACGCAATGATGTGGACACGAGGGACCCCAGATTTACGCACGAACGCATCGGGTATAATTTCAAAACCATGGAGTTCCAGACCTCCTTGGCATCGGTCCAGATCGATAAGGTGTCAGAGATCATAAAAACCAGGTCTGATAACGTGCGATATCTGAACGATCAGCTCTCCATGTTCGCAGATAAGATCAAATTGCCCGATTTTGATCCCAACGTGAGCTATCTGGCATATCCGATGATCGTTGATGAAAGCATCGACCGCGATTCCCTGGTCAAGAAATTGGAAAATAGAGGGGTCGAGGCCAGACCTCTGTTTGGTTGTATACCAACGCAGCAACCCTCTTATCTGCGATATAAAAAGAGGTATCAGGGAAAATTGAAGGTCGCGGAGAGGCTGGGGGCTCATGGCATGTACGTAGGTTGCCACCAATATCTTACACACGACGATCTGGATTACATAGCTCAAGTATTCAAGGAGGTATTGACTTGAACGACCTAACGAAAAAGCTGATATTGGTCACTGGGGCACACGGGTTCCTTGGAAGTTTTGTAGTTGATAATTTGGTTGATAAGGGCGTACCAAGGGCGAACATTCGAACGCCCAGCAGTAAAGAACTGGACCTCCGTCAATGGGACAACTGCAAGAGGGCGATCAAGGACATCGATATGGTGCTCCATGTCGCTGGAAGGGGCGGTGGGATAAGCTATAACCGTCGTTTTCCCGGGTCGCTATTCTATGACAACATCATCATGAACTCACAATTAATGGAGGCGGCTCGGATGGAGGGGGTGGGTAAGTTCGTTGGTATAGGGACGGTCTGTTCATATCCCAAGTTCGCTCAGATCCCATTCAAGGAAGAGGATGTATGGAACGGCTATCCCGAGGAGACCAATGCTTCCTATGGCCTTTCTAAGAAGATGATGATAGTCCAGTCCGAAGCTTATCGCCAACAATATTCATTTAACGCGGTCAACCTGTTAATGGTCAACCTTTACGGGCCCCGGGACGATTTCGATTTGGAAAACTCCCATGTGATCCCGGCGCTGGTCCGGAAATTCGTGGAAGCGGTTGAGTCGGGCGCGAAGGAGGTCACGGTCTGGGGAACGGGCAAGGCCTCTCGTGAATTTCTGTATGTAGAGGACGCCGCTGAAGCTATCGTTTTGGCCGGGATGAAATATGATAGCTCAGATCCGGTCAATATAGGGAACGGGCAGGAGCTATTGATAAAGGACCTGGTGAACAAGATCGCCGAGCTGACCGGCTTCGATGGTACGATCGTATGGAACTCGAACCAGCCAGATGGACAACCGAAGCGGTGTCTGGATGTGACCAAGGCCAAGGAAAGGTTCGGGTTCGAGGCCAAGATCGGATTGGACGAGGGATTGAAGAGAACGATAAAATGGTTCGAGTCATCCCGTTCGTAGGAACATTGCCTGTACTATAATGATGTTCGACCTTTGAAATCGTCTATCCATATGGACATTCGAATGCGCCCATCGATGTAGTCACAGGACCATACTTTCTCACAGGGCGATCCATTCTTTTGGGCAAAGGTCTTTGACCTCATGATCGACCAAAAACCATTGTCGTGGGGTGATGACCATCTTCTCCTCGTTCCGAGAAAGCCAGGCCCCCCACCAACTGAACGTGCTGTTCGCATTAATGAAATTCTCACATTCCTTCATTAACATAAGGTCCTGTTCAGGCTCGTTTGGCTTGTTGATGTCAACAACTGTACTGCTGCCATTAAGATGGAAATTCGACCGAACCCATTCCGGTTCATCGGAGAAGATGAAGAAGTGAGGATCGTTCACCTTTTCCTTGATCAATTCGATGGCTTTGCTATAGTAATCAGAGAGGTCAACGGCGTGCACCTTTTTTGCTGAAGGATTGGAGTAATAGTCTCCCCTCCTCACATGGAGACAGACCGAGTTGGTTTTATGAATTTGCTCGACCATGCTGACGCACTCGCTCTTCAAAGGTCGGTTGATCTCCAGATCGTGCAGGAGCGTTTGCCGGATGTCCTTGAAATAACGGTCGCAAGGAAAATAACCGATCAAACAGCTATCATCTGGTAGGTCCAGAACCGCAGGGTCAAAACCTATACCTCTTTCTCTATAAACACAGGGATTTCTGAAAGGCCGTTTCTTTATTACCTTAAAGCTCATTTCATTGACCATTCTCTTAACTTTTGGTATTCTTTCATTTAGAAATGTAGTGAGCTCTTCAGAATCGATCGTCTTGACATCAATATTGAACTTATCAAGACCATATGGCCAGGGTGTGACATTGGGATTTCTATTGAAAAAATAGAACGAAGTATTCAATCTCAATTCCGTTCCGTACTTCAATGACAATCGTCTCCCCGTACAATACTGGAACAATTGATTTCCTAATCCACCCATCATCGAGACAACTATCATTCAATCGGTCCTTCCTGATCGGGACTGTATTGATGGTTTTCTTAATAATATTGTGGTAAAATGATCAACATATTTTCAACATCTCAAATAATGGTTATCTCGTTAATCAACGGATCCATTATTATGACGATGCCCACCAGTCTAATTTAATATCACTCTTCTACATACCGAGAAAAGAGTGGTGCGTTGTACACAGTCAAGTTCGATAACCAGGACATTAAATTTCCATGGGGGAGACAGACACCAAGCGGTTCCTACCAATGGGGAGATTATAAGTTCGTTTTCAATCAGGACCTGGGCGAATGTGATTACTGGGTCGTTGAAGAATCAGTTCCCGAAACGACCACGTGCCACTGCCCTCCTGAACATACGGTGTTCATGACTGGAGAACCGCCATGCATACGAACCTATAATCCATTTTTTTTGTATCAGTTTCACACAGTGGTCAGCTGCCATAGGAACCTTATCCATCGCAGGGTCATAAACACACAACCAGCTTTACCATGGTTCATCGGTATGCGATGGGACAGCCAGACTAAAAATTGGAAAAAAGAGCATAATAAAGACTATGATGAACTGCAATCGATGCCAGATCCGAAAAAGGATAGATTGGTCTCGGTCATAACATCGGATAAGACCGCAATCAAAGGTCACCGTATCCGTTTGGATTTTGTCAGAAAATTGGAAAAGGAGATAGGAGGGGACCTGGACGTGTTCATCACCAACAAAATGAGCCTGGAGGACAAGTGGGATGCAATTGGCCGATATCGTTACCACATCGCCCTGGAAAATTGCATTCACACCGATTTCTGGTCCGAGAAGCTCGCCGATTCGATATTAGGTCTGAGTTATCCGATCTATTACGGGTGCCCCAATATCTCCGATTATCTGCCCAACCATTCATACACGCCAATAAACATAAACGACTATGCTGGTTCGCTTCGCACCATCAAAGAAATTATTTATTCAGATGAGAGGGAAAAGCATCTCGATGCGCTCCGAGAGGCCAAACGCCGGGTATTGGACCAGTACAATATATTTCCCTTATTGGCCAGTATTCTCGATACGCTTCCTCCGGGGGGCAAGCACAAACAAATCACAATAAAGCCTGAGAGAAAAATCTATACCCGCAGTGTAAAAAATGTTGTAATGGGGGTGGGGGGTTTGTGCAAGAGAATGGTAAACTGACCCATTCTAGATCTAATCGAATTCATTTTTTAGTTTATTATAAAATATATTTATTATTTAAATAATTTAGTCAACGAAAGAGGGGCACAACAAAAGTGATATCATCGCACTGCCTGATACCGTCGGGACTTCCATGAAGGTAGTGATACTCGCTGGGGGATTGGGCACTAGGATTGGTGAGGAATCGGCCATCAGACCGAAGCCAATGGTGGAGATCGGGGGAAAGCCGATCCTCTGGCACATAATGAAGATATATTCCAAGTTCGGGTACAACGATTTCGTCATCTGCTTGGGATACAAGGGTTACATAATCAAGGAGTATTTCGCCAATTATTTCCGTTATAACTCCAACCTGACCATCGATCTCCAGAACAACAAGGTGAAGGTGCACGACAGCGAATGCGAGCCCTGGAAGATCACCCTGGTAGACACCGGCGACAATACCATGACCGGTGGGAGGATCAAAAGGGTGGAGCGGTTCATCGACGGCGACGAGTTCATGCTCACCTACGGAGACGGTGTGGCCGATATCGACATCAATCGTCTGATGGAGTTCCACCATCGGCACGGGCGCAAGGCCACTTTGACCTCCGTCATGCCCCCAGAGCGCTTCGGGATCATCGATTTCGGTGCCGATGATTCGGTCATGAATTTCGTGGAAAAGCCCCATGGGGACGGTTCCTGGGTGAACGCCGGCTTCTTCGTGCTTAAAAATGACGTCCTGGATTACATCGATGGGGACAGCTGCATCTGGGAACGTGCTCCTCTAGAACAGTTGGCCAAAGAAAAACAGCTCATGAGCTACAAGCACTATGGGTTCTGGCAGGCCATGGACACCATGAGAGAAAAAAACCTGCTGAACGACACGTGGAACAAGGGCAACGCCCCCTGGAAGATATGGTGAGATTGATCCTCATGAACTCCCTTTCCAATCTGCGCTCCAAAAAAGTGCTGGTGACCGGTCACACTGGCTTCAAGGGCGGTTGGCTGACGTCCATGCTGCTCCAGCTGGGAGCGGAACCGCTCGGATACTCCCTGGAACCCCCCTCCGCCCCCTCCTTCTTCGTGGAGACAGGGTTGGAAGAAAGGTGTAAAAACGTCATCGGAGACGTGTGCGAACTCGACCATCTGAAAAAGGTGATGAAGGTGGAGGAACCGGAAGTGGTGTTCCACTTGGCCGCCCAGCCCCTGGTGATACGTTCGTACCTGGAACCCATCGAAACGTTCGATGTGAACGTGATGGGAACGGCCAACGTGCTGGAGGCCGTGCGCACCTGCGGATCGGTGCGGGCATGCATATGCATCACCTCCGACAAGTGCTACGAGAACCTGGAAACGGATTACGGTTACAAGGAGAGCGACCGCCTGGGGGGTAGAGAC comes from the Methanomassiliicoccales archaeon genome and includes:
- the wecB gene encoding UDP-N-acetylglucosamine 2-epimerase (non-hydrolyzing) encodes the protein MKVLSIVGARPQFIKVSPVHKAVSKKHDHKIMHTGQHYDYQMSQVFFEELDIPAPDYYLGVGSGSHGAQTGKMLVAIEEILLKDRPDIVLVYGDTNSTLAGALAAIKLNIPIGHIEAGLRSFRRGMPEEINRVLTDHISTLLFCPSQVSVDHLAREGVTKGVHVVGDTMTEVLLDIDDRLKDDVLDKMGVKKGKYVLCTIHRQENADDRKNMEEIIGAMLDSGETFVLPLHPRTRKNLTGWGMLRGLEEAKNVVLTEPQNFMSFTSLEKNAHKIMTDSGGVQKEAYFFGVPCVTVRDETEWVETLEDGWNVLVGAHNEKITEALARERPRKERHVSYGDKKVSERIVKILERSDL
- the gmd gene encoding GDP-mannose 4,6-dehydratase, with product MSQKIALITGVTGQDGSYLVELLLSKGYQVHGIIRRASTFNTGRLDHIYTDPHEPDKNLFLHYGDLSDSEQINNLIFNIHPDEVYNLAAQSHVRVSFDMPEYTSEITGLGVTRLLEAIRRSHHPLRFYQASSSEMFGSAVPPQNENTGFQPRSPYACAKLYAYHMVKNYRDGYNIFTSNGILFNHESPRRGETFVTRKVTRAVAAILAGKQKKLYMGNLKARRDWGFAPEYVEAMWRILQHDRPLDIVVGSGGTNSVQEFVDAAFDYVGLKAQDYLEIDQRYFRPNEVEDLIADASKAKKELGWSAQIGFSDLVKIMVDADLRASGQEPIGEGDVIIRRKFPNKWWKGD
- a CDS encoding DegT/DnrJ/EryC1/StrS family aminotransferase, producing the protein MQKRWVGVGDFKITDIERKAINDVLDSGKITEGKKTHQFERKWADFVGTSKCVAVNSGTSALIVGMMALTELRKWPKRKTAITTPLTYVATSNSLVLTGFNPIYVDVDEKTFGITPDGIKEAIEGVKVDMPELILPVHLMGYPCDMGGISRICHDNGIALMEDSSQAHGTVVEGKRTGSMSDLSTFSFYIAHNIQAGELGAVCTDDPGIEKLMRSLKANGRRCDCVSCTRRDKGCVRRNDVDTRDPRFTHERIGYNFKTMEFQTSLASVQIDKVSEIIKTRSDNVRYLNDQLSMFADKIKLPDFDPNVSYLAYPMIVDESIDRDSLVKKLENRGVEARPLFGCIPTQQPSYLRYKKRYQGKLKVAERLGAHGMYVGCHQYLTHDDLDYIAQVFKEVLT
- a CDS encoding GDP-L-fucose synthase; this translates as MNDLTKKLILVTGAHGFLGSFVVDNLVDKGVPRANIRTPSSKELDLRQWDNCKRAIKDIDMVLHVAGRGGGISYNRRFPGSLFYDNIIMNSQLMEAARMEGVGKFVGIGTVCSYPKFAQIPFKEEDVWNGYPEETNASYGLSKKMMIVQSEAYRQQYSFNAVNLLMVNLYGPRDDFDLENSHVIPALVRKFVEAVESGAKEVTVWGTGKASREFLYVEDAAEAIVLAGMKYDSSDPVNIGNGQELLIKDLVNKIAELTGFDGTIVWNSNQPDGQPKRCLDVTKAKERFGFEAKIGLDEGLKRTIKWFESSRS
- a CDS encoding alpha-1,2-fucosyltransferase codes for the protein MIVVSMMGGLGNQLFQYCTGRRLSLKYGTELRLNTSFYFFNRNPNVTPWPYGLDKFNIDVKTIDSEELTTFLNERIPKVKRMVNEMSFKVIKKRPFRNPCVYRERGIGFDPAVLDLPDDSCLIGYFPCDRYFKDIRQTLLHDLEINRPLKSECVSMVEQIHKTNSVCLHVRRGDYYSNPSAKKVHAVDLSDYYSKAIELIKEKVNDPHFFIFSDEPEWVRSNFHLNGSSTVVDINKPNEPEQDLMLMKECENFINANSTFSWWGAWLSRNEEKMVITPRQWFLVDHEVKDLCPKEWIAL
- a CDS encoding glycosyltransferase family 10, which translates into the protein MYTVKFDNQDIKFPWGRQTPSGSYQWGDYKFVFNQDLGECDYWVVEESVPETTTCHCPPEHTVFMTGEPPCIRTYNPFFLYQFHTVVSCHRNLIHRRVINTQPALPWFIGMRWDSQTKNWKKEHNKDYDELQSMPDPKKDRLVSVITSDKTAIKGHRIRLDFVRKLEKEIGGDLDVFITNKMSLEDKWDAIGRYRYHIALENCIHTDFWSEKLADSILGLSYPIYYGCPNISDYLPNHSYTPININDYAGSLRTIKEIIYSDEREKHLDALREAKRRVLDQYNIFPLLASILDTLPPGGKHKQITIKPERKIYTRSVKNVVMGVGGLCKRMVN
- the rfbF gene encoding glucose-1-phosphate cytidylyltransferase codes for the protein MKVVILAGGLGTRIGEESAIRPKPMVEIGGKPILWHIMKIYSKFGYNDFVICLGYKGYIIKEYFANYFRYNSNLTIDLQNNKVKVHDSECEPWKITLVDTGDNTMTGGRIKRVERFIDGDEFMLTYGDGVADIDINRLMEFHHRHGRKATLTSVMPPERFGIIDFGADDSVMNFVEKPHGDGSWVNAGFFVLKNDVLDYIDGDSCIWERAPLEQLAKEKQLMSYKHYGFWQAMDTMREKNLLNDTWNKGNAPWKIW